From one Bacteroides eggerthii genomic stretch:
- a CDS encoding nucleoside deaminase, with the protein MKHFNIRAAIASLFSGSGRNNRNGLPEKTDFSDEDARYMRMAIDLSVENIDNGGGPFGAVIVRDGEVIATGVNRVVPNNDPTAHAEVNAIRNACQKLDTFQLEGCTVYSSCEPCPMCLSALYWAGVKRICYGNTKADAKAIDFDDSFIYDQLDLGYDQRSIRCEHFLRDEAQKAFRKWQEKSDKIPY; encoded by the coding sequence ATGAAACATTTTAATATCAGAGCTGCAATAGCTTCTTTGTTTTCCGGTTCCGGGCGGAATAATCGGAATGGACTTCCTGAAAAGACGGATTTTTCCGACGAAGATGCCCGTTACATGAGGATGGCTATTGACTTGTCTGTTGAGAACATTGATAATGGAGGCGGTCCTTTTGGCGCCGTCATTGTTCGTGACGGAGAGGTCATTGCTACGGGAGTGAACCGGGTGGTTCCCAATAATGATCCTACTGCCCATGCCGAAGTGAATGCCATTCGCAATGCCTGCCAGAAGTTGGATACTTTTCAATTGGAAGGATGTACTGTTTACAGTTCGTGCGAGCCTTGTCCGATGTGCCTGAGTGCCCTCTACTGGGCGGGAGTGAAACGCATTTGTTACGGCAATACGAAAGCTGATGCCAAGGCCATTGACTTCGACGACTCTTTCATTTATGACCAGCTGGACTTGGGGTACGACCAACGTTCCATTCGTTGTGAACATTTCCTGCGTGATGAGGCTCAGAAAGCATTCCGTAAATGGCAGGAGAAGAGCGACAAGATACCTTATTGA
- a CDS encoding PCMD domain-containing protein, which yields MIRKKLRMLSLLSVMLCSVAASAQHKVEMIPFGNMDQWIDRQIKESGIIGGATKNVFAIGPTATITENKAYTNMGGSPWATSNVMARVAGITKTNTSVFPEKRGDGFCARMDTRMESVKVFGIVDITVLAAGSIFLGNVHEPIKGTKNPQKMLNSGIPFTKKPIAIQFDYKVKMSDREKRIRATGFSKITDVEGKDFPEMNLFLQKRWEDKDGNIYAKRVGTVVVRYYNTTDDWRNNATYSIMYGDITGNPEYKAHMMRLQVQERYAVNSKGESVPIKEVAWGTEDDVPTHIQLQFTSSHGGAYIGSPGNSFYVDNVKLVY from the coding sequence ATGATTCGTAAAAAACTTCGTATGTTGAGTTTGCTGTCCGTAATGCTTTGTAGCGTAGCAGCATCGGCACAGCATAAAGTCGAAATGATTCCTTTTGGAAATATGGATCAATGGATTGATCGTCAGATTAAAGAGTCGGGGATTATCGGTGGCGCCACCAAGAATGTATTTGCTATCGGGCCTACTGCTACTATCACAGAGAATAAGGCATATACGAATATGGGGGGCTCTCCCTGGGCTACTTCCAATGTAATGGCACGCGTGGCGGGTATTACCAAAACCAATACTTCGGTATTTCCGGAAAAACGGGGTGATGGCTTTTGCGCCCGTATGGACACCCGTATGGAAAGTGTAAAGGTATTTGGCATTGTGGATATTACGGTGCTGGCTGCCGGTTCCATATTCCTTGGTAATGTGCACGAGCCTATCAAGGGAACGAAAAATCCGCAGAAAATGCTGAACTCCGGTATTCCGTTTACGAAAAAGCCCATTGCAATCCAGTTTGACTACAAGGTGAAAATGTCCGACCGGGAAAAGCGTATTCGTGCAACGGGTTTCAGCAAGATAACCGATGTAGAAGGTAAGGATTTTCCGGAAATGAACCTCTTTTTGCAGAAACGCTGGGAGGATAAGGATGGAAATATCTACGCCAAACGTGTGGGTACGGTAGTGGTACGCTATTACAACACTACGGACGACTGGCGCAATAACGCCACTTATTCCATTATGTATGGTGATATTACGGGTAATCCTGAATATAAAGCGCATATGATGCGTCTGCAAGTACAGGAACGCTATGCGGTGAACAGCAAGGGCGAAAGTGTGCCTATCAAAGAAGTGGCGTGGGGAACGGAAGATGATGTCCCTACCCATATTCAGCTGCAATTTACATCCAGTCATGGCGGAGCGTACATCGGTTCTCCGGGCAACTCGTTCTATGTGGATAATGTGAAGTTGGTATATTGA
- the def gene encoding peptide deformylase, translating into MILPVYVYGQPVLRKVAEDITPDYPNLKELIQNMFETMDHADGVGLAAPQIGLPIRVVVVDLDVLSEDYPEYKGFRKAYINAHILEVSGEEVSMEEGCLSLPGIHESVKRGNKIRVKYLDEDLVEHDEIVEGYLARVMQHEFDHLDGKMFIDHLSPLRKQMIKGKLNAMLKGKAHCTYKVKTVK; encoded by the coding sequence ATGATTTTACCCGTTTATGTATACGGACAACCCGTATTGAGAAAAGTGGCAGAGGACATCACTCCTGACTATCCGAACCTGAAAGAATTGATTCAGAATATGTTTGAAACAATGGACCACGCTGACGGTGTGGGACTTGCAGCACCGCAGATCGGTTTGCCGATTCGTGTGGTTGTTGTAGATTTGGATGTGCTGTCGGAGGACTATCCTGAATATAAAGGTTTCCGTAAAGCATATATCAATGCACACATTCTGGAAGTATCGGGCGAGGAAGTATCTATGGAAGAAGGCTGCCTGAGCTTGCCCGGTATTCATGAATCTGTAAAAAGAGGCAATAAAATACGTGTGAAATATCTGGATGAGGACTTGGTGGAGCATGACGAGATCGTGGAAGGTTATCTTGCTCGTGTAATGCAGCATGAGTTTGACCATTTGGACGGTAAGATGTTCATCGACCATTTGTCGCCTTTGCGCAAGCAGATGATAAAAGGAAAATTGAATGCCATGTTGAAAGGTAAGGCACATTGCACTTACAAAGTGAAAACTGTTAAGTAA
- the ruvX gene encoding Holliday junction resolvase RuvX, which produces MSRIIAIDYGKKRTGIAVSDTLQMIANGLTTVPTHELLAFILDYVAKEPVERILVGLPKQMNNEASENMKRIEPFVRSLKKKLPDMPVEYVDERFTSVLAHRTMLEAGLKKKDRQNKALVDEISATIILQTYLENKRFASL; this is translated from the coding sequence ATGAGTAGAATAATAGCTATTGATTACGGTAAGAAGCGTACGGGTATAGCCGTTAGCGATACGTTACAGATGATTGCTAACGGACTTACTACTGTACCTACGCATGAGTTGCTCGCCTTTATTCTTGACTATGTGGCAAAAGAACCGGTAGAACGGATTCTTGTCGGCTTACCGAAACAGATGAATAACGAGGCTTCTGAGAACATGAAGCGTATCGAACCCTTTGTGCGCTCTCTGAAAAAGAAGTTACCGGATATGCCGGTGGAGTACGTGGATGAACGCTTTACTTCGGTATTGGCGCACCGTACGATGCTGGAAGCCGGATTGAAGAAGAAAGACAGGCAGAACAAGGCGTTAGTCGACGAAATCAGTGCGACTATTATCCTGCAAACTTATTTGGAGAACAAGCGTTTCGCTTCTTTATAA
- the cysN gene encoding sulfate adenylyltransferase subunit CysN yields the protein MNDSRLDIKAFLDKDEQKDLLRFLTAGSVDDGKSTLIGRLLFDSKKLYEDQLDALERDSKRMGNAGDHIDYALLLDGLKAEREQGITIDVAYRYFSTNNRKFIIADTPGHEQYTRNMITGGSTANLAIILVDARMGVITQTRRHTFLVSLLGIKHVVLAVNKMDLVGFSEERFNEIVGEYKKFIAPLGIPDVTCIPLSALDGDNVVEKSDRTPWYKGVSLLDFLETVPIDNDHNLKDFRFPVQYVLRPNLDFRGFCGKVASGIIRKGDEVMALPSGKKSRIKSIVTYEGELDYAFPPQSVTLTLEDEIDVSRGEMLVHPDNLPMMERNFEAMVVWMDEEPMDVNKSFFIKQTTNLSRTRIDSIKYKVDVNTMEELSIDNGRLTKETMPLQLNQIARMVLTTAKELFFDPYRANKATGSFILIDPITNNTSAVGMIIDRVEDKDMHLSEELPVLDLPKLGILPGQYEAVEKAVKELERQGIAVIIKK from the coding sequence ATGAATGATTCAAGACTTGATATAAAGGCTTTCCTTGATAAAGATGAACAGAAAGATTTGCTTCGTTTCCTTACTGCAGGTTCGGTAGACGACGGAAAGTCCACACTTATCGGACGCCTGTTGTTTGATAGTAAGAAGTTGTACGAAGATCAGTTGGATGCGTTGGAACGCGACAGCAAGCGTATGGGCAATGCCGGCGACCACATTGATTATGCATTGCTACTGGATGGCTTGAAAGCGGAACGTGAACAAGGCATTACGATTGATGTAGCCTACCGTTATTTCTCTACAAATAATCGTAAATTCATTATTGCCGATACTCCGGGACACGAACAGTATACGCGTAATATGATTACCGGCGGCTCCACCGCTAACTTGGCAATCATTCTGGTAGACGCCCGAATGGGAGTCATTACACAGACACGCCGCCATACTTTCCTTGTTTCTTTGTTGGGTATCAAGCATGTAGTGCTTGCTGTCAATAAGATGGATTTGGTGGGATTTTCCGAAGAGCGCTTTAATGAAATAGTAGGGGAGTATAAGAAATTTATAGCTCCGCTGGGTATTCCCGATGTGACTTGCATCCCACTTTCTGCACTGGATGGTGATAATGTAGTGGAGAAGTCGGACCGTACTCCTTGGTACAAGGGCGTTTCTCTGCTTGACTTCCTTGAAACTGTGCCTATTGACAATGACCACAACCTGAAAGATTTCCGTTTCCCGGTGCAATATGTGCTTCGCCCTAATCTTGACTTCCGCGGTTTCTGCGGTAAAGTGGCTTCGGGCATTATCCGTAAGGGCGATGAAGTTATGGCGTTGCCGTCGGGAAAGAAGTCCCGTATCAAGAGTATCGTGACTTACGAAGGTGAACTGGATTATGCTTTCCCGCCACAGTCCGTTACGCTGACACTGGAAGACGAGATCGACGTTTCGCGTGGGGAAATGCTGGTGCATCCTGATAATCTTCCGATGATGGAGCGTAATTTTGAAGCTATGGTGGTGTGGATGGATGAAGAACCGATGGACGTAAATAAATCTTTCTTCATCAAGCAGACTACTAATTTGAGCCGTACGCGCATTGATAGTATCAAGTATAAGGTAGATGTCAACACAATGGAGGAGCTTTCCATTGATAATGGCCGGTTGACGAAAGAAACTATGCCACTGCAGCTGAACCAGATTGCCCGCATGGTGTTGACTACTGCTAAAGAGTTGTTCTTTGACCCGTACAGGGCTAACAAAGCCACCGGTTCGTTTATCTTGATAGACCCGATAACCAATAATACCAGCGCCGTAGGTATGATTATCGACCGGGTGGAAGATAAGGACATGCACCTTTCCGAGGAACTTCCCGTATTGGATTTGCCGAAATTGGGAATTCTCCCCGGACAGTATGAGGCTGTGGAAAAGGCTGTGAAAGAACTGGAACGCCAGGGAATAGCAGTGATAATCAAGAAGTGA
- a CDS encoding sulfotransferase family protein, translating to MGLLEFNKLPINTLVGADWKTFNAITKGREIDAAYKGKYRLTKAVCRLLATLAPLQDKRYEKLLAAKPLEHDPVFILGHWRSGTTFVHNVFSCDKHFGYNTTYQTVFPHLMMWGQPFFKKNMSWLMPDKRPTDNMELAVDLPQEEEFALANMMPYTYYNFWFLPKHQQEYADKYLLFDDISEAELRVFEETFTKLIKISLWNTHGTQFLSKNPPHTGRVKELVKMFPNAKFIYLMRNPYTVFESTRSFFTNTIQPLKLQDITPAELEQNILSVYAKLYHKYEADKASIPAGNLIEVKFEDFEADAMGMTEHIYDALSIPGFADARGAIEQYVGGKKGYKKNKYKYDDRTVRLVQENWNFALKQWNYEL from the coding sequence ATGGGTCTATTAGAATTCAATAAATTGCCGATTAATACGCTTGTCGGTGCAGACTGGAAAACGTTTAATGCCATTACAAAGGGGCGTGAAATAGATGCTGCATACAAAGGGAAATATCGATTGACGAAAGCCGTATGCCGTCTGCTTGCTACACTGGCTCCTTTGCAGGACAAGCGTTATGAGAAGTTATTGGCTGCCAAGCCGCTGGAACATGATCCGGTTTTTATCCTCGGGCACTGGCGCAGCGGAACAACTTTCGTGCATAATGTGTTCTCTTGTGATAAGCACTTTGGCTATAACACAACTTATCAGACCGTATTTCCGCATCTGATGATGTGGGGACAGCCTTTCTTCAAGAAGAATATGAGCTGGCTGATGCCCGACAAGCGTCCTACGGATAATATGGAGCTGGCTGTGGACTTGCCGCAGGAAGAAGAGTTTGCATTGGCGAATATGATGCCTTATACCTACTACAATTTCTGGTTTCTGCCTAAGCACCAACAAGAATATGCAGATAAGTATCTGTTGTTTGATGATATAAGCGAAGCAGAGTTGAGGGTATTTGAAGAAACATTCACCAAGCTTATCAAGATTTCCTTGTGGAATACGCATGGAACTCAGTTCCTCAGTAAGAACCCGCCTCATACGGGACGTGTGAAGGAGCTGGTGAAGATGTTCCCTAATGCCAAGTTCATCTACTTGATGCGCAATCCTTATACGGTGTTTGAAAGTACGCGTAGTTTCTTTACGAATACTATCCAGCCGTTGAAACTTCAGGATATCACTCCTGCGGAGTTGGAGCAGAACATATTGTCTGTTTATGCCAAGCTCTACCATAAGTATGAGGCAGACAAGGCAAGTATTCCGGCTGGTAACTTGATTGAAGTGAAATTTGAGGATTTTGAAGCTGATGCGATGGGAATGACAGAACACATCTACGATGCGCTGTCCATACCCGGTTTTGCAGATGCCCGCGGCGCTATTGAACAGTATGTAGGCGGTAAGAAAGGTTATAAGAAGAATAAATATAAATATGATGACCGTACGGTGCGGCTGGTTCAGGAAAACTGGAATTTTGCACTGAAACAATGGAACTATGAACTTTAA
- the cysD gene encoding sulfate adenylyltransferase subunit CysD has translation MKEEYKLSHLKELEAESIHIIREVAAEFENPVMLYSIGKDSSVMVRLAEKAFAPGKVPFPLMHIDSKWKFKEMIQFRDEYAKKYGWNLIVESNMEAFQAGVGPFTHGSKVHTDLMKTQALLHALDKYKFDAAFGGARRDEEKSRAKERIFSFRDKFHQWDPKNQRPELWDIYNARVHKGESIRVFPLSNWTELDIWQYIRLENIPIVPLYFAKERPCVEIDGNLIMADDDRLPEQYREKIEMRMVRFRTLGCWPLTGAVESNADTIEKIVEEMMTTTKSERTTRVIDFDQEASMEQKKREGYF, from the coding sequence ATGAAAGAAGAATATAAACTGAGCCATTTGAAAGAACTCGAAGCAGAGTCTATTCATATTATCCGCGAGGTGGCTGCGGAATTTGAGAATCCGGTGATGCTTTATAGTATCGGTAAGGATTCATCGGTTATGGTACGTCTGGCTGAAAAGGCTTTTGCACCGGGTAAAGTGCCTTTCCCGCTGATGCATATCGACTCAAAGTGGAAGTTTAAGGAAATGATCCAATTTCGTGACGAGTATGCCAAAAAGTATGGTTGGAATCTGATTGTGGAAAGTAATATGGAAGCATTCCAAGCCGGTGTTGGACCTTTTACGCATGGCAGTAAGGTACACACCGATTTGATGAAGACTCAGGCTCTGCTGCACGCATTGGACAAATATAAGTTTGATGCCGCTTTTGGCGGCGCCCGTCGCGACGAGGAAAAATCGCGTGCGAAGGAACGTATTTTCTCTTTCCGCGATAAATTCCACCAATGGGATCCTAAGAACCAGCGCCCTGAATTGTGGGATATATATAATGCACGTGTCCATAAAGGGGAGAGCATCCGCGTGTTCCCGCTGAGTAATTGGACAGAATTGGATATCTGGCAATACATTCGTCTGGAGAATATTCCTATCGTACCTCTGTACTTTGCCAAAGAACGTCCTTGTGTGGAAATTGACGGTAATCTGATTATGGCTGATGACGACCGCCTGCCGGAACAATATCGTGAAAAGATAGAGATGCGTATGGTGCGTTTCCGTACGTTGGGCTGCTGGCCGTTGACCGGAGCTGTGGAAAGTAATGCCGATACAATAGAGAAGATTGTAGAGGAAATGATGACTACCACCAAGAGTGAACGTACTACCCGCGTCATCGACTTCGATCAGGAAGCAAGTATGGAGCAGAAAAAACGTGAAGGATATTTCTAA